Genomic DNA from Lagenorhynchus albirostris chromosome 20, mLagAlb1.1, whole genome shotgun sequence:
GTGGACTAAGGAAAAAACTGAGGACGATGCCAGCTGATGGGACGAGAGCAGCACCGGTAAGGAGGGGACGTGGCAGCAGATTAGGGGAGGGCTTCCAGCTGGAGGCGTGGCATGGGGCCTGGCTTGAGAACCCAAGGTGGATGTGGAACCTGAGAGAGCCCGACGAAGGAGGCGGGGTCAAGGACTGGCTGGGGCGGAGTTAGGATCTGGAGGTGGGCTCACGTCGAGACATGGACCAATGATTGAGGACTGGGGTCCTGAAGACCTAGAGAACCGCCTGCGCGTTCAGTTGGGGTGGTCCGGTTGAAGCCAGAGCTGAGGCCTCTGGTTGTAAGGCTGGAAGGCATTGCTGTGCCGCACCGGAGGCCAAGCCGCTGCCCAAGAAGTGCGGGGCTTGGCTGGAGCCCATGGTCCAGCGGCCAACTAGTCGCCGGGGCTGGGGCGGGAGGTTTCATTGACTCTGGGGCAGGAAAAAGGCTGGAAGTTCCACAGGTGACATCACAATCGCCTCCAGATGTGGGCGGGGCCAGGGAGGCATTTCCAAGGAAACGGGAGCTGCCCTGCCTTGCTCcgtcctcttccctccttcccttccttggttactcccttccttcctccctccctccgtccccagTTCTGCTGCCCGGGTACCCCACCTGAAACCCTACCCCTTGTGCCGCAAGGTCGGGGGGAGCGCCTCAGCTCTCCAGACTGGGAGGATTCTGTACAAATGAGCATCACCTGTGAGTTTTGAGTTAGGCCCCTGCGCCCAGAATAATGCCCTACTGAGAAAGAGACCACAAGCCTCCCTCTTCCTTTTAAGCTATCACTCTCATTCattatgaatgaatgagtccCCCTGTGTCCAACTTCAATCACTTCTGCTGAGGAGCTCTGGACTCTGCTTCAGTCGGAAACTCCGACTGAAGATCTGAGGAGAGTTATTAAATCCCTCCCCTTGGCAGAGTTGTAATTGTCAGGGCTTCTTGGGGGTGTCAGGGGAGTTAAGTCAGTGGACCCTGCATATAAGCCTCTTCCATGGTGACTGGAGAGAGCAAGCagagtttgaatcctgactctggcTCGCGCTCCTCTGGCCTGGTCCAGGCTGGATATGGGAGGCTGTGGAGTCAGGACTGAGTAAAACCAGAGGGTGAGGAATTGGCTATATTAGAGTTGAAAAGCCGGTGTAATGGTAAGTGATAGCTGGCAGGGCAGTTTTGGATAGGACCATAAGTAGACAGGCTGAAAGAGCATAGACTATGGAGCCAGGAAAACAGGATTTGAATCCTACCTCTGTCATCTGTTAACTTGTGTCTTTGGACAGGTTACTTATTGTAAGTCTCTGtccccatccataaaatgggctTTGGTGAGGATTTAAAATCAAAGGCATATTTTAaaagcccccccccgccccgaaataaagcccagcacagtgcctgatattAGGAAGATGCTCATCCAAGGTCAATTCTCCTTCCCTAGAAAAGTCCCCAGGTTTGAACCCTGAGCAGAATCTCCAATGCCATAGCTTCTTTGTGGCTCCAATAGGGGCTTTATTCTCTTCTACTCATGTGTTCATTCAAtcaaccaacatttactgagcactttccATGTTCCAGGATCTATAGATACAGAGGTGGATTAAATATAGGCCTTTTTCTCAAGTTGCTATAAACACATGAAGTACATTGGCGTAGGGTAAAGGGGCAAAAGAGAAGTGTGACCCATTCTACTTGGATAGCATTGTTCTTTCCAAGATGAGCAGGTGTTCCTGGGGAGTGggaggcaggagagaaggaatggaaaagggaggggtgggaagagggaTGGATGGACAAGAGGAACTTATAACTGAAGAACAAGGGCCTGGGTCCTGGGGACCAGTTCTGTCCTGATAAGGAGTTCTTACCTCATCCTGAAGGCAGTGGAATGCTATTAAAGAGGAGGAATGTGCTGAACCGGTTTGGCTGCATTGTGAGGGCTGGATATGGGTAGTGAGACAGAAGTCAGGGAGGCCAGGCAGAAGGTTACTCCAGCTGTCTTGGTCAGAGATAATGAAGGTCTAAACCAAGACAGAGGCAGATATGGGGGCAGGTAGGCATGACAAGACTTGTTCATCAGGTTGGTGAGAAGTGAGAGAAGGAATGATCCCTAGATTTCTAGCTGAGGTGTCTGTTGCTCTCTGAAGTGGAAGATACAAGAGGAGGTGGTTCATGAAGGGTAGGGAGAAGATGGTGGGTTCATATGGGACATGCTGGTTTGATGTTTTGGGAATGTCCGAGAGGACATTGGCTACATGCTCAGGAAAGCAGTCTGAATTGGAGACCCAGATTTATGTCATTTTATTAGTGGATGTTGAAACCATGGAAGTGGATAACATTATCCAAGACAAGCCTGTAGCTTCTTCTGAGAAGGAGACCAAAGACAGAACCTTGGTAATCACCAATTTAAGGGGTACAGCAGAGAAACAGGGGACAGCAAAGGAGTTAGGAAAGAACTAAAAAgctgggaaggaagagagatgagAGGCGTCTGTCATGGGAGCCAAAGGAACAGTTTGCAGAAGAAAGAGATTGGTCAACAGGGTCAAATGAGATGAGACTAAAAGAAGGCCACTGGGTTTGGCTATTAGATCACTGGTGGCCTTTGCCTGGGCTATTCTGCTAGAGGGGCTGGGATGGCTGCCATGCTGTAGGTGGCTGGAGTAGAAGAGAGAGGTAGAGACTCTGAGCTCACTAAAGTAGGGACTGGGCTTCCTTCACTGGTGCCTAGTAAAGCTAATACATCCGTTAAATGAGGGAGTGAATAAACTTggattgaaaaggaagaggggtgggatatgcaGTGGCAGAGTGAGAAACAGAGTTCATAGAGTGTTTTGTTTGAAGATGTTCATAACCtgtagggaggaaaaaaaccccaaacactaAAGAGGCAGAAGGCGAGAATTCTGGCTGGGACCTAGAGTTCAGGTGCTTGGGCAGGAGGAAGGCGGGCCACTTCCCCAGGCTGGAAGTTGATGAGGGTGGGGACAGCCATAGATAATGCTGGTGAAATTTTGTGCTGAGAGGAACAGAAGCAGGGTAGGAGTTTCCAGGAAAGTGCTTggagtttcattcattcattccattaaTTTTGAGTACTTCCTGTGCTGTGGAAAACAGAAGGAGCTCACCAGGGACCAGTAGAAGGATGACCGAGTGCCACTGAAAGCCCAGCTGAAGTCCCCAAGCAGTCAGCTACCTTCCTTAAGCAGGATTCAGCTCCAGTACCCCAAAGGACAAAGCTAAGTGGCAGAAAAAGGAAGTGGCAGACTCTACCCTGTGGTTGCTGATGGAGCTGCTGCCGGTTGGAGTTGTCTTTGGGAACACCCTGGGACAATTCCTGGAACCGTCCCTTCTTGCCTAGACTCTGGCTCACTCCTATTCATGACTCCAGATTCAGCTCCTATTATGCTTCTTCCAAGAAGGTCACCCCATCCCCATCTCAGTAGGTGTCCTTGTTCTGTCCTCCCACAGGCCTTTGTCCCCACCATTTCCCTCCCTATCAGTGTCTGCCGCACACTACTGTCATGCACTGTTCCACAGacctctcctgcctctcccctcctcatgccctcccccagccccttgaCAGCAGGGACTGTTGTGTTGTTCTTTTAATCTCTGCATCTTCTGGGGACTGCACCTGGAGCTTCTCAGgaaatgttttttgaatgaatggtATGGGGAGGGGGGCTGCTGTTACATCTCTGTACTCTCTCAGATATAAACAGGTTACCCAGCTGGGAGAGAGGACATCTGCTGGCTGGTGTAGCGTCCAGCACTGACGCATCTACCTTCTCCTCTGAAGGTGGGTCTGTCTGGGGGATCTCTGGCCCCAGGGGTCCCCACCACCCCTCACCTGGTGgtaggcaggagggagggaagtgtTTGGTCCTGAAGGGGTCACCCAGCTGCCCTACCCTGAGACCCCTCCTTGTGCCAGACAGAGAGGGCCACCCCTTCCTGGAAGCCACAATCACCCGTTTCCTTTGTATGGCACTTTATGTATGGTGCACCAATATCTTTGACACATGTAAACTGagtcctcccaacaaccctgcaAAATAGGTATTACCGTCATCCCCATTTTGTGAATAAGGAaatgaaggctcagagaagtaaagtaacttgcccTAGGTCACCCAGCTAGACTTGGACCCAGGCCTGACTACAAGTTCAGAGCAGTTGCCACCCTGCTGCCCTTTGCTCCAGTTCAGCCGTGCTGGAGAAAGCCCAAGGTGGTGGTGCAGGACTCTTACTTCCCCTGCCTCTTATTTCCCTGAGATGGAGAAAGGGCAtgggaggaaaggaagcagaaaggGAGGCCACTAAGTGGATCTGGGGTGTATGGGGGACCCAGGCCCCCCGGAGCCTGGtggcgggggagggaaggggaggaagaatgTAGGGAAGGCTCAGACCAAGCTGCTGTCTCATCTCTCAAGAACTTTAAGGCCACTTGGAGTAACACACCCCCAGCCTGATTAGCTACTAGCTGGTGGTCAGTATGAGGTCTTGCCCCAGTTCCACCCCTTGTAGTGGCTGGATAAAGGCACAGTCCTCCTGGCCTGTTTGGAGGGAGTTAGCCAGCCATAGCACCCCAAGCTGGGCTGGCCTGGAACTTGGGAGTGCCCGCCCCCTTTCTCCAGAGCCCCCTTCCTCCTCTGGGAGCGGGCGGAGCTGGAGTTCAGGGGGAACCTCCAGGAAGGTGCCTTGTCCTCTCGGCACAGGGAATCACTTCCTGGGCTTGTTTTAGATGGTGGCCCAAGGGGAGAGCCATTGGTAGACTGGGGCCTTAGGCAGGGTCAGAGGTGAGGCAGtgagggtggaggctgggagacaCCAGTGTGTGCACAGGGCTTGCATTCAGCTGAGCAAAAGAGGTAGGAACCTTTCTTCAGGCCTTTCCCCTAatccccaggcctctccccagcAGCTTCTCCCCTGTGCCCTGGGACATGGTATCTGTGTCGCCTACAAGGGGTGGACTGTTTGAGTCTGTGGCTCTAAGACTGGGGAGAGAGAATGGATGGGGAATGGGAACTTGATGagtaaagagaagggaaagaatcaaGAGTGAGCTTGGGAAAGGGGAGAGAAGTGAGAGTGAGAAAGGtgtcagagggagaagagagaaggagggaaagggaagagtcaGCGGGAGCAGCCAAGGAACATGACGCACTGGAGGCTCAGGCCTAGCTCCCCTCCAGGCTTGAGCTGTCATGCTGCAGCAGGCCCTGGGGATGGAGTGGCTTCAGAGGCTGTGAGCGGTCGGACACTGGCCTCCTGGGCCTGTGTGGGGCAGGCGTAGGAACTGAggatgctgctgccgccaggTTTAACTGCTGGGGACTCTGAAGTGGTGCTCCCGTCTGCCATGGCAAGAGGGCCCTCCCTTACCCAGGTACTCTGTGCAGTGGGGTAGCTGACAACTCCGAGCACGGGGTGAGGGGCAGGCAAGAGTCAGCAGAGGGCCCTGGGAAGGAAGGTAGGCTCCCAcagaaggcaggggaggggaagaggcaggTGTCACAGGACAGCAAGGGGGACTTGGTGAGACACTGTCCTGGGAGTCTGCGAGGGGCAGGCAGAGTCACATGCAGTGGACTGGGGAGAGGAGAGCGCTGGGCTGAGTTGTTACTACTCAGCAGTAGAAGCAGCTGTGGGGGGAatcctggcggtccaatggttaggacttggcactttcactgtcggagcccagggttcaatcccttgttgggggaactgagatcccacaagctgcatggtgcggccaaaaaaaaaaaaaaaaaagaaagaaaaaaaaaagaaacagctctgggggagggagggacgatGGTGGCAGCAGGTGAACCTGGTGAAGCCTTTATATTGAGCTGTGGGAAGGGAGATCCAGGTATGTTGCTGCTGCGCAGTACGACCCACTCTTACCCCAGACTCCTACCCTGTCAGGTGAATTCAAGGACACTGACAGGTGCTGCTGGAAACACAGAAAGTGCACCGGGCACATCATCCATCCCTTCACCTCTGACTATGGCCACCACGACGTGCACCTGCACTGTATCAGCCACTGTGACTGTGATTCTAGGTAAGGGCCCTCCTCCTTGGGAGACCCACAGCCCAGGAGAGACTCCTGGGTAGAGCCAGATCCAAAATTTTCACTGTGGTTCCCTGCTTCAGCTCTGACCTGGTgctgccagccctgccccagctTCTGTAAACCTGGCTTGTGTTCCAGGAGCCACGGGGAGGTCTTTTGGCAGACTGGGCTGAACCCAGTGCAAGCCTGCTGTCCCTCAGGCTTCTTGCTCTGGGCCCCTGGGGAGTCGTGGAGGCAGGGGAGCCAGCCTGAGTCCCCTGTGTGGCAGGCTGAAGGACTGCTCAGAGAAGACATATAGCAGTTCCAGAGATGTGGGCCTAACCTGCTCCCAAGATGTGGACTCGGCCTGTTTCAACATCATCCAGTGCCCATGCTTTGAGCTCATCCCAGAGGGAGAGTGTGTGGAGCGGTTCTGGtgtggctggtgagtgccggcgGGCCGATGGGGGTCACTGGCCCCCACACTCCGTCAACCATCTTTCCCTGTTCTCCTCTCCCCCGGGTGCAAAAGCTACAGGCCTGTCTCTGTGGCAGTGATCCACCATCCCATCCACCGTGAGTGCGGGGCAGATGACCTAaaccaagaagaggaagagaaggaggaggaggaggaggaggaggaggaggaggaggaggaagaaagcaaGCCTCCCATCCCGACCCAGGtggggccccctgccctcctcaCCAACACAGGTTTGGGCATGGTCACAGGTACCCCTGACTTAGCAACTCCCATCACTATCTGGCGTTCCGAAAGCcccacagggaagtcccagggcaaTAAGATGATcaagaagataaagaagaaaaagggaaaagagaaagacaaggagGAGGAGACGGATGAAAAAGCAAAGGTGAAGAAAAAAGTCAAGAAGGGCAAGTTGACTAAGAAGAAAAGCCCAGTTAAATCAGAATCACCTCCAGACTTAAGCCAATCGTTAAGCCCAAGAGAGTTGGCCAGGATGTCAGAGTCCAGCCCAGACAGCTGGCGAGATCTGGACAGTTACAATGACCCTGGGCGGGAGGAACCCTCCAGTAAGGATATTGTGGAGTCTTTATCacccaggaagagagagaagaacgGGGTCCAGGCCACGAAGCCCAGGATGAAGACCTCACCAGTCAAGAAGGTCAACATGAGGAAATATCCCCCAGCATCAAACCCCAATCTCAGTTGAGGCCAGGGTGACCAGGGCGAAGAATAAATACGATCAAACCTGTAGCTGAccccctgcttctctctccctccaaccTGGCTAtttctggggggcggggggggagggggcagcgtCTGGGCATAACTGGAGCCAAGGGGCTAAGGAGCTGCAGGTGTTTCTGAAGGGCAATCCGTCTTTCAAGAGGAAGCCCAGAGAAGGCaggtgggagggcagggaaggggcacAGCCCGTTTCTCTGTAACATCTTAGGTCCAGGGCAGGAGAAGAGCACctctgggtgggaaggaggcttcCTGTCTACTGGGAGACAGGTCTGTGCAAAATCCACTTGGTGATAGGCATTGTGTGCAGTGATACCACTAATAAATTGAACCTTTTAACCCACTCTGTGCTGCCTTGCCTGGCCTTTCCCTACTCTAAGTGGCCCTGGGGCAGGTGCTGGTGGCATCAAAAGGAACATGATGAACCTTCCCAGCTGGTGTGGCCCTGCTCCTGCTAGGCCCTTCTAGGCCTTTTGTGCTGAATTCCTGTCAGAAGGCCAGCCCCTTCCCCCAACTCTTGCCAACAAACAGCCAAAGGGATCTTGAATGAAGGAAAGCAAGGCGGGAAGCTCTCCAAGTTTGGGCAGCAGTGGCCTTTTCTGACTTCTCTGCTGAGCCCCAAgcagaggaaagggagggggaaagctttgctTTCCCAGAGCTGACAGGCAAAGCTCTGAGGTGAAGCCCTAGTGAagaaacacagggagatcagtccAGAACAAAAGAGGCAATGGGGCTCGGGGAAGCGACTAGTCAGCTCTCTTCGTCagggctttgtgtgtgtgtgggaccAGGTGAGTGGGGCGCCCATCCTGGGGGAGATACACTTGACTCACGTGGAGGTACTGTCAGAGACCAAGGCCCAGCCGGcaaaaaggggagagagaggtgcAGGGTTCAAGTGGAGACACCCAGATTGACTTGTGGCCTTTCTCCCATGTGCCAGAAAAGACTAGAAGGCACAGTggatggggtggctgtgtgtgaGTGTAATAGCAGCTGCTAACATTTCCTGAGGCCTGATGAGGTCCCAGGCACTGGACTTAGCACTTCACACATTCTTTCTTAGTCCTCACAGCTGCCCTGCTGAGCTAGgtatcatcatctccattttacagataagaaagctgGCTTAGAGACAACAGGAACTCgctcaaggtcacagggctgGGAAGTGGAACAGGGATGTGACCCTAGGCAACATGGTACAGAAGCCACCTGCTCCTCTCTAAGTCCCTGCCTCTCTGATGGCCTGGAAGAGGGAGTCAAGGGAGCCCTCAGAGCTCCAAACACTGCTTTGAAAGCTCCCCCTCAAGAGCTGGAGACTTGGAGAGAGGCTTTGCCAAGTGCTCTGTAGAAACACTGTTTATTCAAATGACGGGCAGGAAGCGTGGCAGCAGGGGGTAGGGGCAgccaggtggggctgggcaggtTAGCACTGCTCCCCTACGTCCCTTGTGATCCTGCTTTGATAGCCACCCAAGCTGTTGGTATCGGTCAGAAAtaccttccctcctctctcctgtccCAAACTGAATAAATAGCATTCATCTCCCCACGAGAGCTGGGGGAGACTCACGTGCTGAGCTGGTGCTCCATCACAGCCCAGAGTCAGGTGAGAGCAGAAGCTCAAAATGGCTTGTAGGGAGTAGAATACAACACTGTTCcactctcattttcttcttcctcttcttcctccctgccACACTCCCTTCCCAGCCTGGTCCCAGGACAGGTGGTCGGTGAGGACCTGGAGTGGGAGTATTGTTGCCTAGCGTACACTGAGCTCAAGTGCGCAAGGTCATCCAGACTGTCACCCATCCAGGCTGACCACCAAAGAGAACGTCAATTCACTCCACTTTATGGACAGAAAAGGAGGGGCAAGGAGTGAGGCAATGGGCAGCCaggcctctcccagcctcagagGTAACCAGAGTCCTAGGAGCAGGCCCCCTACCGATCCATCTCGTCCAGGAGTGGGGTGGCGTCGCCAGCAATAGACATGGGGGTGCTTTCGATcatagggctgggggagggccgAGGTGTCAGCCGCTGCTTCTGTTTCCGCCGTTCTGCCTCCTTCTCCTGCAGCCACtgttccgccatcttcccccagTCGATGGCTGCATGGCTGTTGGACCTGGGAGGGAGAACAAGGGCCTTTGAGACTGGGACTCTCTAGAAGAAAGCCTTCCCAGCAATCACTGGTGAGCATCCATTCTTGCAGAAATGGACCTCGCCTCTATGGACAGCAGCCATGGCCTGCTGCCACagtgttcttccctcttctcccagaAAGTAGTCCTCCTGGGGACATCACCTGGGCCATGGCTGTCAGAAGATCCAGAGCACCTTCCTCTACTAATAACCTGTTCTGTGCCACCATCTGTATACTTACTTTGGCTGCTGCTGCCGTTGCCGGGagctggaggagggctggggctggggctgggcagaCTGAGGGGTGGTGCTGGCCTGTAGCTGGTGGTACTGTGGTGTGGTGATGGGCTGGCTTGGGGTTGTGTAGGAGTAGCTGGGGGTCATTAGTGGCGTGGCCACCGGCTGCTGGGCTGGCGTCGGGAACACCTGGAGAAAGGTGAACAGTTGAATCGGGACGGGTTTTGTGCTTATTTGGTTTTTCTGTGAATTTCTGGCAAGCTGAAAATTTGGGCTCCATCCAGAGCCTTCCAGCTGACCCTCTCCTGAGCAGTGTGTGGTTCTGAGCAGCAGAGGCAGGCCAACACGATGGGACCTGGCACAACAACACAGTGCACCCTTGACCACTTGAGGTTGCTAGAGGCTTGAGGATTCTAAAGATCCCAAAAGACTCCGGAAAGGTCAGAACTTCTCTCATTCCCGTTCCCCTTAAATGGGCCTGAGAAAAAGGAACATCTGCTGGAGACAGTTCCTAATGCTGTGGTAGCATCCTCTCCTTAGGAAGGCCCTCGTGGTGGGCACTGCAGAGACCAGTCTATGGACACAGGCTGGTAAAGGATGACCGTTCCCTTtcacccttccccaccctctgcaGGGAGCCTCCTCCCCAAGCCACGTACGTGGTAAGCGCTGCTGCCCCCTCCACTGCCGCCATAGCCATACTGGCTGGAGGCCCACTGCGCCGGGGTGGCATTAGGGTTCTGGCCTTGTCCTGTCACGGCAGCAATGGCACTGAACACCTGTGAGGTCATGTTCTGGGGCAGGGCGTTCACAGCCCGTGTCAGATCTGTAAGCACACAGAGGTGGGAGATGGGCATGTTAGAGGTGACAGTCCTTCTAGCTCCATCCCTCTTACCCCCAGTCCCCGGCACGAGCTCCTTACCTGCAAGGTTGATATTGGCTGGGGTAGCATTGATAGAGGCAGGTGTCCGGGTCCTGCTGCTGCTACTGGGGGTGATGCCTGTAAGAAATGGCCCAAATTATGTCTCACCAGAAACCTACTTCTGGTTTTACAACTGGGGGGCTGGGAGAGGTACTGAGGTGGGTGGAAAGAAGAGAAGGTggggggattccctggcggtccagtggttaggactctgcactctcactgctgagggcatgggttcaacccctggccggggaactaatatcccacaagccacgtggtgtggccaaataaatacataaattaaaaaaaaacagggaagcTGTACAGGCAAAGTGGAAGATGGAATAGGAATTAAGAGAACTACAATGACAGCCtaggccccagcccctcctgtaGAAGGCTAGTGATTATCTTGACTCAGCACTTAGGTGTCCCTCAACCACACTCCACAAGTCAGAGAGAGTAGAACTCACCTGGTACAGGATCCTGATAATGATCCTTAAACCATCTGAAAAGGCCATTCACAGTCGGGAAGATTTGGCCCCGGTACCGGAATCCTTCTGGAGTCACTGTTACATATTCTATCCTGGGATTTTGGGAGGAAACGTGCATCAGATACCACTTGTGGCCAGCTGTAAGAGAGCGGCCAGAGCAGATTTCCACCATGTGAAGTAGCCACACTGGGTGCTGGGGGAAAGGAGAGATAAAAGAGCCAGTCCCTGACCCTGTAAAAGGAGGCTGCACTCTGGGTGAGGTGAGGAGGGCACAGCAGAGTCCAGGCAACGCCAGGAGTCAGCAGCCCCTGGTGTGCTATGTTCAGGCTGCCGGAAGAAGCCTTGCTGGGGGCTGGGCCACCGTCCTGCGCTGCAGTATGTTGGCAGCACACTGCAGGTGAGG
This window encodes:
- the PROCA1 gene encoding protein PROCA1 isoform X1; its protein translation is MTPDSAPIMLLPRRSPHPHLNINRLPSWERGHLLAGVASSTDASTFSSEGEFKDTDRCCWKHRKCTGHIIHPFTSDYGHHDVHLHCISHCDCDSRLKDCSEKTYSSSRDVGLTCSQDVDSACFNIIQCPCFELIPEGECVERFWCGCYRPVSVAVIHHPIHRECGADDLNQEEEEKEEEEEEEEEEEEEESKPPIPTQVGPPALLTNTGLGMVTGTPDLATPITIWRSESPTGKSQGNKMIKKIKKKKGKEKDKEEETDEKAKVKKKVKKGKLTKKKSPVKSESPPDLSQSLSPRELARMSESSPDSWRDLDSYNDPGREEPSSKDIVESLSPRKREKNGVQATKPRMKTSPVKKVNMRKYPPASNPNLS
- the PROCA1 gene encoding protein PROCA1 isoform X2, which translates into the protein MTPDSAPIMLLPRRSPHPHLNINRLPSWERGHLLAGVASSTDASTFSSEGEFKDTDRCCWKHRKCTGHIIHPFTSDYGHHDVHLHCISHCDCDSSYRPVSVAVIHHPIHRECGADDLNQEEEEKEEEEEEEEEEEEEESKPPIPTQVGPPALLTNTGLGMVTGTPDLATPITIWRSESPTGKSQGNKMIKKIKKKKGKEKDKEEETDEKAKVKKKVKKGKLTKKKSPVKSESPPDLSQSLSPRELARMSESSPDSWRDLDSYNDPGREEPSSKDIVESLSPRKREKNGVQATKPRMKTSPVKKVNMRKYPPASNPNLS